The following proteins come from a genomic window of Flavobacterium eburneipallidum:
- the fbaA gene encoding class II fructose-bisphosphate aldolase yields MAHNIKPGVATGDQVQEIFNYAKEKGFALPAVNVIGSDTINGVLETAAKLNAPVIIQFSNGGAQFNAGKGLSNAGEKAAIAGGIAGAKHIHTLAEAYGATVILHTDHCAKKLLPWIDGLLDASEKHFAETGKPLYSSHMIDLSEEPIEENIEICKEYLARMSKMGMTLEIELGITGGEEDGVDNSDVDSSKLYTQPEEVAYAYEELSKVSPRFTIAAAFGNVHGVYKPGNVKLTPKILKNSQDFVQAKFKTGHNPVDFVFHGGSGSTLEEIREGISYGVIKMNIDTDLQFAFTEGIRDFMVDNIEYLKTQIGNPTGADAPNKKYYDPRKWLREGEVTFTKRLEQAFADLNNVNTL; encoded by the coding sequence ATGGCACATAATATCAAACCAGGAGTAGCTACAGGAGATCAAGTTCAAGAAATCTTCAATTATGCGAAAGAAAAAGGCTTTGCACTTCCAGCTGTAAATGTTATTGGATCAGACACGATAAATGGAGTTTTGGAAACTGCTGCAAAATTAAATGCGCCAGTAATTATCCAATTTTCAAACGGAGGAGCACAATTCAATGCTGGAAAAGGACTTTCTAACGCTGGTGAAAAAGCAGCAATCGCTGGTGGAATTGCAGGGGCAAAACACATCCACACTTTGGCAGAAGCTTATGGAGCAACTGTAATTCTTCATACGGATCACTGTGCTAAAAAATTATTACCTTGGATTGACGGATTATTAGATGCTTCTGAAAAACATTTTGCCGAAACTGGAAAACCATTATACTCTTCACACATGATTGATTTGTCAGAAGAGCCAATCGAAGAAAACATCGAAATTTGTAAAGAATATTTAGCTCGTATGAGCAAAATGGGAATGACATTAGAAATCGAACTAGGAATTACTGGTGGTGAAGAAGACGGTGTAGATAATTCAGATGTAGATAGTTCAAAATTATACACACAACCCGAAGAAGTAGCTTATGCTTACGAAGAATTATCAAAAGTAAGTCCAAGATTTACTATTGCAGCTGCTTTTGGAAACGTTCACGGTGTTTACAAACCAGGAAACGTAAAATTGACTCCAAAAATCTTGAAAAACTCTCAAGATTTTGTTCAAGCAAAATTCAAAACAGGTCACAACCCAGTTGACTTCGTTTTCCACGGAGGTTCAGGTTCTACATTAGAAGAAATCAGAGAAGGAATTAGCTACGGTGTTATCAAAATGAACATTGATACGGATTTGCAATTTGCTTTTACTGAAGGAATCCGTGATTTTATGGTGGATAACATCGAATACTTGAAAACTCAAATCGGAAACCCAACTGGTGCTGATGCTCCAAACAAAAAATATTACGATCCAAGAAAATGGTTGCGTGAGGGTGAAGTAACTTTCACAAAAAGATTAGAACAAGCATTTGCAGATTTAAATAACGTAAATACACTATAA
- the accD gene encoding acetyl-CoA carboxylase, carboxyltransferase subunit beta — protein sequence MAWFKRTEKGITTATEDKMDVPKGLWYKSPTGKIIDAEELARNLWVSPEDGFHVRIGSAEYFEILFDDNEFVELDEKITSKDPLHFVDTKKYSDRLKDVMAKTKLKDAVRTGVGKSKGKDLVVCCMDFAFIGGSMGAVVGEKIVRGVDYSIKNNIPFVMISKSGGARMMEAALSLMQLAKTSVKLAQLAEAKIPYISLCTDPTTGGTTASYAMLGDINIAEPGALIGFAGPRVVKDTTGKDLPEGFQTSEFVMEHGFLDFITPRKELKDTINLYIDLIQNNAIR from the coding sequence ATGGCTTGGTTTAAAAGAACAGAAAAAGGAATTACTACAGCTACCGAAGACAAAATGGATGTCCCAAAAGGACTTTGGTACAAATCACCTACTGGAAAAATTATTGATGCCGAGGAATTGGCACGTAATCTATGGGTAAGTCCAGAAGATGGTTTCCATGTACGAATTGGTAGTGCTGAATATTTCGAAATATTATTTGACGACAACGAATTTGTAGAATTGGATGAGAAAATTACCTCAAAAGATCCTTTACATTTTGTGGATACCAAAAAATATTCTGATCGTTTGAAAGACGTTATGGCAAAAACCAAATTGAAAGATGCGGTTCGAACAGGCGTTGGAAAATCAAAAGGAAAAGACTTGGTAGTTTGTTGTATGGATTTTGCTTTTATCGGAGGTTCTATGGGAGCTGTGGTAGGAGAAAAAATTGTTCGTGGAGTGGATTATTCTATCAAAAACAACATTCCATTTGTAATGATTTCAAAATCTGGTGGTGCTAGAATGATGGAAGCGGCTCTTTCTTTAATGCAATTGGCAAAAACTTCGGTAAAACTAGCCCAATTAGCCGAAGCAAAAATTCCTTACATTTCGCTTTGTACCGACCCAACTACTGGTGGAACAACTGCCTCTTATGCGATGCTTGGTGACATTAACATTGCCGAACCAGGCGCATTGATTGGTTTTGCTGGTCCTAGAGTTGTAAAAGATACGACTGGAAAAGATTTACCAGAAGGATTCCAAACTTCCGAGTTTGTTATGGAACATGGATTTTTGGATTTCATTACTCCAAGAAAGGAATTGAAAGACACCATCAATTTATACATTGATTTAATTCAAAATAACGCTATTAGATAA